From a region of the Solanum stenotomum isolate F172 chromosome 2, ASM1918654v1, whole genome shotgun sequence genome:
- the LOC125854910 gene encoding uncharacterized protein LOC125854910, translating to MEKKQGFFSALKDEVVRGLSPAKSRGRSPSPSGSGLLRRRKGNQAPQPEVYISRSGSLRPCVETLSPLMEGPDPNGSEVGDSKSDRWWMKGQLCRAPSVSTSGSGLQRSDLRLLLGVLGAPLAPVHVSNNDPLPHLSIKDTPIETSSAQYILQQYTAASGGQKLQNTMYNAYAMGKVRMMASDIETATKVIKNRNSSKTAESGGFVLWQMNPDMWYVELALGSSKVHAGCNGKLVWRHTPWLGAHAAKGPVRPLRRALQGLDPRTTANMFASAKCTGEKKINGEDCFILKLCADPHTLKARSEGPAEIIRHVLFGYFSQKTGLLVHLEDSHLTRIQTNGGDAVYWETTINSFLDDYRPVEGIMIAHSGRSVVTLFRFGETAMSHTKTRMEEAWTIEEVAFNVPGLSEECFIPPAELRFSSIGEACELSQGERVKTTVSAAAAAAYRAKVAALDKSRDGGNVNNIVLKMNY from the exons atggagaagaaacaAGGGTTTTTCTCAGCACTAAAAGATGAAGTGGTAAGAGGATTATCACCGGCTAAGTCAAGAGGAAGAAGCCCATCTCCTTCCGGGTCGGGTTTGCTTCGGAGGAGGAAGGGGAATCAAGCGCCGCAACCGGAAGTTTATATTTCAAGATCGGGGAGTTTAAGGCCGTGTGTGGAGACATTGTCGCCGTTGATGGAAGGTCCGGATCCGAACGGGTCGGAAGTTGGGGATTCAAAGTCTGATAGGTGGTGGATGAAGGGTCAGCTATGTCGGGCACCTTCGGTTTCGACTTCCGGGTCGGGTTTACAGAGGTCGGATCTGAGGTTGCTGCTTGGTGTCTTGGGTGCGCCGCTTGCACCGGTGCATGTTAGCAACAATGATCCTTTGCCTCATCTTAGCATCAAAGATACTCCCATT GAGACTTCGTCAGCTCAGTATATATTGCAGCAGTATACAGCAGCCTCTGGAGGACAGAAACTTCAAAACACTATGTATAATGCTTATGCAATGGGAAAGGTGAGGATGATggcatcagatattgagactgCTACAAAGGTAATAAAGAACAGGAATTCTTCTAAGACAGCTGAGTCTGGGGGATTTGTGCTTTGGCAAATGAACCCTGACATGTGGTATGTGGAGCTCGCGCTTGGTAGCAGTAAGGTTCATGCTGGTTGCAATGGTAAACTTGTGTGGAGGCATACCCCTTGGCTCGGTGCACATGCTGCAAAGGGACCAGTTAGGCCATTGAGGCGAGCGCTTCAG GGACTTGATCCTAGAACTACTGCCAACATGTTTGCTAGTGCAAAATGTACTGGAGAAAAGAAGATCAACGGTGAGGATTGCTTcattcttaaactttgtgctgATCCACATACATTGAAAGCTAGGAGTGAAGGACCAGCCGAGATCATTAGGCATGTCTTGTTTGGCTATTTTAGCCAAAAAACTGGACTTCTTGTGCACCTGGAGGACTCACATTTGACCCGAATCCAAACAAATGGGGGCGATGCTGTTTATTGGGAGACGACAATTAATTCATTCCTTGATGATTACAGACCTGTTGAGGGGATCATGATTGCTCACTCTGGACGATCAGTTGTAACCCTTTTCCGATTTGGTGAAACAGCTATGAGTCACACTAAGACCAGGATGGAAGAAGCATGGACTATTGAGGAAGTGGCATTCAATGTTCCAGGCCTATCTGAAGAGTGTTTCATTCCTCCAGCTGAGCTAAGATTCAGTTCAATTGGTGAAGCGTGTGAGCTTTCTCAAGGAGAGAGGGTAAAGACTACTGTATCTGCCGCTGCTGCTGCAGCTTACCGAGCTAAGGTTGCTGCTTTGGATAAATCACGAGATGGCGGCAATGTCAATAACATTGTATTGAAGATGAATTATTAG
- the LOC125855564 gene encoding pumilio homolog 12-like, producing MDKRSPENNSGYQLHRNGFQEFHPRSLTNSGPPLESLFGNLRLDDEQVSLPSFGVPPPVNSTADGLYDDEILTGFRAQERLNNGADLQGLIRAQNAINGSHQNLTVGPNLLNQPQPQPLSAGGLRSQPWYYSEPSSPFIDNDYLRLNYELPDYNGYSLGLGGGAFLPNTAPLMNRELINQFPYMSYRYSNGFMPNNFRIGSPISKYNHIGSELRGKMVALAKDQQGSKLLQSKLDKGNKEEIGGILSELIGCVSDLMKNQSGSYVIQKLFAVCNEEQRTSIIQAITRNTHQFIGICFSQHGARAMQKLLDNILTPHQIYTILSAIAPVAVALANDQSGQHVIQFCVKTYPPEYIRPLLYEIANNCFAIATQKSGCCVIQSCVESAGGELRDCIIAEILTNAVQLSEDQYGNYVVQHLVGLKLPRVTDILIDRLQGNFLTLSCNKYASNVVEKIILDSGEEHSTRIITELLSNPSGSMLLMDPYGNFVIQSSLQRAKGILLEALYNLIDIHGASMKSNMYGKKVLDRLASRKEQMHCTRLFMSDRYKLTRQ from the exons ATGGATAAACGTTCGCCGGAAAACAACTCCGGCTACCAACTTCACCGGAATGGGTTTCAAGAATTTCATCCTCGTAGCCTCACAAACAGTGGTCCTCCTCTTGAATCTTTGTTTGGTAATCTAAGGCTTGATGATGAACAGGTTTCTCTCCCGTCGTTTGGTGTTCCTCCTCCGGTGAATTCTACGGCGGATGGTTTGTATGATGATGAAATTTTAACAGGGTTTAGAGCTCAAGAAAGGCTCAACAATGGTGCTGACTTGCAGGGTTTAATCCGGGCCCAGAATGCAATTAATGGGTCCCACCAGAATCTGACTGTGGGCCCGAACCTTCTGAATCAACCTCAACCTCAACCTCTATCTGCTGGTGGACTTCGATCACAACCATGGTACTATTCAGAACCATCATCACCATTTATTGACAATGACTACTTGAGACTTAACTATGAACTTCCTGACTACAATGGTTATTCTCTTGGTCTTGGGGGTGGTGCTTTCTTGCCGAACACGGCACCATTGATGAATAGGGAACTCATTAACCAGTTCCCTTATATGTCTTATAGATATTCGAACGGTTTTATGCCAAACAATTTTAGAATTGGGTCACCCATTTCGAAGTATAACCATATTGGTAGTGAATTGAGAGGAAAAATGGTTGCTTTGGCTAAGGATCAACAAGGAAGCAAATTGCTTCAGTCTAAGCTTGACAAAGGGAATAAGGAAGAAATTGGAGGTATTCTTAGCGAATTGATTGGGTGTGTTAGTGATTTGATGAAGAATCAGTCTGGAAGTTATGTTATTCAGAAACTTTTTGCTGTATGTAACGAGGAACAGAGGACCTCTATTATTCAAGCAATAACAAGAAATACCCACCAGTTTATTGGTATCTGTTTCAGCCAACATGG GGCTCGAGCAATGCAGAAATTGTTGGACAATATTCTTACCCCACATCAAATATACACGATTTTATCTGCTATAGCTCCTGTTGCTGTTGCATTGGCTAATGATCAAAGTGGTCAGCACGTGATACAATTTTGTGTGAAGACATACCCTCCTGAGTATATAAGG CCTCTTCTCTATGAAATTGCAAATAACTGCTTTGCAATTGCTACCCAAAAAAGTGGGTGCTGTGTGATACAGTCATGCGTAGAATCTGCTGGTGGAGAACTTAGAGATTGCATAATTGCTGAGATATTGACAAATGCAGTGCAGCTATCAGAGGATCAATATGG CAACTATGTGGTGCAACATCTTGTGGGACTGAAGTTGCCAAGAGTTACAGATATTTTAATTGATAGGCTTCAAGGAAACTTTCTGACTCTCTCATGCAATAAGTACGCTAGTAATGTTGTTGAGAAAATTATCCTCGATTCAGGAGAAGAGCACTCCACGAGAATTATCACGGAGCTGCTCAGTAATCCAAGTGGTTCAATGCTACTGATGGACCCTTATGGTAACTTTGTCATCCAGTCATCACTGCAAAGAGCAAAG GGCATTCTGTTGGAGGCTCTGTATAATCTGATCGACATCCATGGTGCATCGATGAAAAGCAACATGTACGGGAAGAAGGTCCTTGATCGGTTGGCTAGCAGGAAGGAACAGATGCATTGTACAAGATTGTTTATGAGCGACAGGTATAAGTTAACTCGACAGTAG
- the LOC125856875 gene encoding snakin-1, translating into MKLFLLTLLLVTLVITPSLIQTTMAGSNFCDSKCKLRCSKAGLADRCLKYCGICCEECKCVPSGTYGNKHECPCYRDKKNSKGKSKCP; encoded by the exons ATGAAGTTATTTCTATTAACTCTGCTTTTGGTCACTCTTGTTATTACCCCTTCTCTCATTCAAACTACCATGGCTGGTTCAA atttttgtgATTCAAAGTGCAAGCTGAGATGTTCAAAGGCAGGACTTGCAGACAGATGCTTAAAGTACTGTGGAATTTGTTGTGAAGAATGCAAATGTGTGCCTTCTGGAACTTATGGTAACAAACATGAATGTCCTTGTTATAGGGACAAGAAGAACTCTAAGGGCAAGTCTAAATGCCCTTGA